The proteins below come from a single Nocardioides eburneiflavus genomic window:
- a CDS encoding phosphatase PAP2 family protein, whose amino-acid sequence MSVGRGDREPVARVRAQWQRWRSTAACAGVGLLGATALVWLADRSQHTELGQALDQAGMDIVVGDEAATRRLVGVLGNVSLGSIAVAVALLVGVAWVRRQYAAAVAAGALVISANATTQVVKAVSERSDFGYLTVTSFPSGHTTVVVSLVFAALLVVPGQARTTVSLLGSGAVTVTAAATLVASWHRPADILGAILVCLAWGTGVLTIWSLVRGGMPGTAPGREHRIFAVTGVGLAVSGLLAVGVRPDTGWSGFLDAGVVLAGVALVTALAVTTFAQLSAPMAAGAPVPRTGAGRHDA is encoded by the coding sequence ATGAGCGTGGGGCGGGGAGACCGGGAGCCCGTCGCACGCGTGCGCGCCCAGTGGCAGCGGTGGCGCAGCACGGCCGCCTGTGCCGGCGTCGGGTTGCTCGGCGCAACCGCGCTCGTCTGGCTGGCCGATCGCAGCCAGCACACCGAGCTCGGCCAGGCGCTCGACCAGGCCGGGATGGACATCGTGGTCGGCGACGAGGCAGCCACGCGGCGGCTCGTCGGCGTCCTCGGCAACGTCTCGCTCGGCTCGATCGCCGTAGCGGTGGCGCTGCTCGTCGGGGTGGCCTGGGTGCGCCGGCAGTACGCAGCCGCGGTGGCAGCGGGCGCGCTGGTGATCTCTGCCAATGCGACCACCCAGGTCGTCAAGGCGGTGTCCGAGCGCTCCGACTTCGGGTACCTCACCGTCACGAGCTTCCCCAGCGGGCACACCACGGTGGTGGTCTCACTGGTGTTCGCCGCACTGCTCGTCGTGCCCGGGCAGGCACGGACGACCGTGTCGCTCCTGGGTTCGGGCGCGGTGACGGTGACGGCCGCTGCGACCCTCGTGGCCAGCTGGCACCGGCCCGCCGACATCCTGGGCGCGATCCTCGTCTGCCTGGCCTGGGGCACCGGCGTGCTGACGATCTGGAGCCTGGTCAGGGGTGGCATGCCGGGCACCGCGCCCGGCCGTGAGCACCGCATCTTCGCCGTGACCGGAGTGGGCCTGGCCGTGTCGGGACTGCTCGCGGTCGGCGTACGCCCCGACACCGGCTGGTCGGGCTTCCTCGACGCCGGAGTGGTCCTGGCGGGCGTCGCCCTCGTCACCGCCCTGGCCGTGACGACCTTCGCCCAGCTGTCCGCGCCCATGGCGGCCGGAGCGCCCGTGCCACGCACGGGAGCCGGCCGCCACGACGCCTGA
- a CDS encoding MFS transporter codes for MPLDDFEPIPADPAAPQVEAHLPPGVTRGVETLRAFRQVLANTLVANVTSSFLWFALTFWAYLETRSVMATAIIGGGFMLFTAVFGTYFGTLVDRHRKKQVMVASSTVTLVTYALSGGLWLLLGEDRLADWGSPWFWLFAAVILVGGVVESLRNIALSTTVTLLVPEDGRDKANGLVGTVQGIAFMITSVFSGLSVGLLGMGWTLAIAIALTGASLLHLVPIAIPELDPDPDATGSRFDVRGAIAAITAVPGLVALILFSTFNNLVSGVYIALMDPYGLTLFSVELWGIVLGVTGLGFVVGGGLVARFGLGANPVRTLLLVNLGIAVLGMTFTLREWPWLYVLGIFAFMAIIPAAEASEQTILQRVVPYRTQGRVFGFAQSVELAASPISAFLIGPIAEFALIPYMESSVGRETWGWLLGDGEARGIALVFLGAGAIMFVAVLVALASAPYRRLSAAYAAAPPQQLEAAGAGD; via the coding sequence GTGCCCCTGGACGACTTCGAGCCGATCCCGGCGGACCCCGCGGCGCCGCAGGTGGAGGCCCACCTGCCGCCGGGCGTGACGCGCGGCGTCGAGACGCTGCGCGCCTTCCGGCAGGTCCTGGCCAACACGCTCGTCGCCAACGTGACGTCGAGCTTCCTCTGGTTCGCGCTCACCTTCTGGGCCTACCTCGAGACCCGCTCGGTGATGGCCACGGCCATCATCGGCGGCGGGTTCATGCTGTTCACGGCCGTCTTCGGGACCTACTTCGGCACCCTCGTCGACCGGCACCGCAAGAAGCAGGTGATGGTCGCGTCCTCGACGGTCACCCTGGTGACCTACGCGCTGTCCGGCGGTCTGTGGCTGCTGCTCGGCGAGGACCGGCTGGCCGACTGGGGCAGCCCGTGGTTCTGGCTGTTCGCCGCGGTCATCCTCGTTGGCGGCGTCGTCGAGAGCCTGCGCAACATCGCGCTCTCCACGACCGTCACCCTGCTCGTGCCCGAGGACGGCCGCGACAAGGCCAACGGCCTCGTCGGCACCGTCCAGGGCATCGCGTTCATGATCACCAGCGTCTTCAGCGGCCTGAGCGTCGGCCTGCTCGGCATGGGCTGGACCCTCGCGATCGCGATCGCGCTGACGGGCGCGTCGCTGCTCCACCTGGTGCCGATCGCGATCCCCGAGCTCGACCCCGACCCCGACGCGACCGGCTCGCGCTTCGACGTCCGCGGCGCGATCGCCGCCATCACCGCGGTGCCCGGGCTCGTCGCGCTCATCCTCTTCTCGACGTTCAACAACCTCGTCAGTGGCGTCTACATCGCGCTGATGGACCCCTACGGCCTGACGCTCTTCAGCGTCGAGCTGTGGGGCATCGTGCTCGGCGTCACCGGGCTGGGCTTCGTGGTCGGCGGTGGGCTGGTCGCCCGCTTCGGTCTCGGCGCCAACCCGGTGCGCACCCTGCTGCTCGTCAACCTGGGCATCGCCGTGCTCGGCATGACCTTCACCCTGCGCGAGTGGCCCTGGCTCTACGTCCTCGGCATCTTCGCCTTCATGGCGATCATCCCGGCAGCCGAGGCGTCCGAGCAGACGATCCTCCAGCGGGTCGTCCCCTACCGCACCCAGGGCCGCGTCTTCGGCTTCGCCCAGAGCGTCGAGCTCGCGGCCAGCCCGATCTCGGCGTTCCTGATCGGACCGATCGCCGAGTTCGCGCTCATCCCCTACATGGAGTCATCGGTGGGTCGCGAGACCTGGGGGTGGCTGCTCGGCGACGGCGAGGCGCGCGGGATCGCGCTGGTCTTCCTCGGCGCCGGCGCGATCATGTTCGTGGCCGTCCTCGTCGCGCTCGCCTCGGCGCCCTACCGCCGGCTGTCGGCCGCGTACGCCGCCGCGCCGCCGCAGCAGCTCGAGGCCGCGGGCGCTGGAGACTGA
- a CDS encoding alpha/beta hydrolase family protein: MDAPRLRAAGHLPTITALIAALVLLAGCTSEQPAPGSPDETPSATSAPEPTEEPAEEPTDEPTEEPTEEPAEQPTEEPTGEPEPVDPISMAALARADLTGGDLRLGAVRERTSAYTSYDVTFASTTAGRGTRPLRISGVLNVPTGRGPFPAVVLAHGYIDPAYYVRGQGMTRERGFLAQRGYVALHVDYRNHAESTDDPRVETAVRLGYAADAVAALHALRDSREVRVDDDRIALFGRSMGGGVMMKALAAEPGLFAAGVGWASVSSLEAENFAQFQRPDAPLAQLKAGFRGRHGLPGEDPAFWRGLSPRPLFGEITEPVLMVHGRFDDTCPPAWARATQRAMTRAGVDATLEWYDDAHAFGPAFVAAMDRTVRFLDARMPA, encoded by the coding sequence ATGGACGCCCCCCGGCTCCGAGCCGCCGGCCACCTTCCGACGATCACGGCCCTGATCGCAGCCCTGGTGCTGCTCGCCGGATGCACCAGCGAGCAGCCGGCGCCCGGCAGCCCGGACGAGACGCCGAGCGCGACCAGCGCGCCCGAGCCCACCGAGGAGCCGGCCGAGGAGCCCACCGACGAGCCCACCGAGGAGCCCACCGAGGAGCCGGCGGAGCAGCCCACCGAGGAGCCGACCGGGGAACCCGAGCCGGTGGATCCCATCTCGATGGCCGCCCTCGCCCGGGCCGACCTGACCGGCGGCGACCTCCGGCTGGGGGCGGTGCGCGAGCGGACGTCGGCGTACACGTCGTACGACGTCACCTTCGCCTCGACGACCGCCGGCAGGGGCACGCGGCCGCTGCGGATCAGCGGCGTGCTCAACGTGCCGACCGGGCGCGGCCCGTTCCCCGCCGTCGTCCTGGCGCACGGCTACATCGACCCGGCCTACTACGTGCGTGGGCAGGGCATGACGCGCGAGCGCGGCTTCCTGGCGCAGCGCGGCTACGTCGCCCTCCACGTCGACTACCGCAACCACGCCGAGTCGACCGACGATCCGCGGGTGGAGACGGCCGTACGCCTCGGCTATGCCGCCGACGCCGTCGCCGCGCTCCACGCACTGCGCGACTCGCGCGAGGTCCGGGTGGACGACGACCGCATCGCGCTGTTCGGCCGGTCGATGGGCGGCGGCGTGATGATGAAGGCGCTGGCCGCCGAGCCGGGACTGTTCGCCGCCGGCGTCGGGTGGGCGTCGGTGTCGAGCCTCGAGGCGGAGAACTTCGCCCAGTTCCAGCGCCCGGACGCACCCCTGGCCCAGCTGAAGGCCGGCTTCCGTGGCCGGCACGGCCTCCCCGGCGAGGACCCCGCCTTCTGGCGTGGCCTCTCGCCGCGCCCGCTCTTCGGGGAGATCACCGAGCCGGTGCTCATGGTGCACGGCCGGTTCGACGACACCTGTCCGCCGGCGTGGGCGCGGGCGACGCAGCGCGCGATGACGCGGGCAGGCGTGGACGCCACGCTCGAGTGGTACGACGACGCGCACGCCTTCGGCCCGGCGTTCGTCGCCGCGATGGACCGGACCGTGCGGTTCCTCGACGCCCGGATGCCGGCCTGA
- a CDS encoding sigma-70 family RNA polymerase sigma factor: MDQVKAFEAERPRLLALAGRVLADHAEAEDVVQQAWLRLDRATTRDGTDIDNLPAWLTTVTTRLCLDRLRARTPVPVDDLDDAGEVWARPPVDPADDVALADTVGVALQAVIDRLSPRERVAFVLHDSFGFEFATIAAVLDTTPTAARKLASRARAKVAQPAAEDALADWEVVDAFMAAARGGDLDRLLQLLAPDAVVGADDAAVLAGTPASIEGRGEVAAFFNGSAQAALAVFVGDRPASAWFHRGRAAVVFDFTVEEGRVAAITFRADPDVLDSVVRRDGASPR, encoded by the coding sequence ATGGACCAGGTGAAGGCCTTCGAGGCCGAGCGGCCGCGCCTGCTGGCACTGGCCGGCCGGGTGCTGGCCGACCACGCCGAGGCCGAGGACGTCGTGCAGCAGGCGTGGCTCCGGCTCGACCGTGCCACCACGCGCGACGGCACCGACATCGACAACCTGCCGGCCTGGCTGACGACCGTCACCACCCGGCTCTGCCTGGACCGGTTGCGGGCGCGTACGCCTGTCCCCGTCGACGACCTCGACGACGCGGGCGAGGTGTGGGCGCGACCGCCGGTCGACCCCGCCGACGACGTCGCCCTGGCCGACACGGTGGGCGTCGCCCTCCAGGCGGTGATCGACCGCCTGTCGCCGCGCGAGCGGGTCGCGTTCGTCCTGCACGACAGCTTCGGCTTCGAGTTCGCCACGATCGCCGCCGTCCTCGACACGACTCCCACGGCCGCCCGCAAGCTCGCCTCGCGCGCCCGTGCGAAGGTCGCCCAGCCCGCCGCCGAGGACGCCCTCGCCGACTGGGAGGTGGTCGACGCCTTCATGGCGGCAGCCCGCGGGGGCGACCTCGACCGGCTGCTGCAGCTGCTCGCCCCCGATGCCGTCGTCGGAGCCGACGACGCCGCCGTCCTCGCCGGTACGCCCGCCTCGATCGAGGGCCGCGGCGAGGTCGCGGCGTTCTTCAACGGCAGCGCCCAAGCGGCGCTGGCCGTCTTCGTCGGCGACCGCCCGGCGTCGGCCTGGTTCCACCGCGGCCGCGCCGCCGTCGTCTTCGACTTCACCGTCGAGGAGGGCCGGGTCGCGGCGATCACGTTCCGCGCCGACCCCGACGTCCTCGACAGCGTCGTCCGTCGCGACGGCGCGTCACCCCGGTGA
- a CDS encoding DUF1059 domain-containing protein, translated as MKTMTCRQLGGPCDLAHRGETHDDVINAQDQHLKQAEKEGDAAHQPARDEMKGRWRHPRKSLGWYREMKQAFADLPED; from the coding sequence ATGAAGACCATGACCTGCCGCCAGCTCGGCGGCCCCTGCGACCTCGCGCACCGCGGCGAGACCCACGACGACGTGATCAACGCCCAGGACCAGCACCTCAAGCAGGCCGAGAAGGAGGGCGACGCCGCCCACCAGCCCGCCCGCGACGAGATGAAGGGCCGCTGGCGGCACCCCAGGAAGTCGCTCGGCTGGTACCGCGAGATGAAGCAGGCCTTCGCGGACCTGCCCGAGGACTGA
- a CDS encoding DUF1304 domain-containing protein, with protein sequence MTIFTVGFSVLAALLHVYIWFLESFRWTHPSTRRTFGVSEADAEVLRPMAYNQGFYNLFLAIITLVGVALLEPEHWVGSALALAGTGSMLAAAIVLATHDRSMVRAALMQGTLPALAVLFLLLEL encoded by the coding sequence ATGACGATCTTCACGGTGGGCTTCTCGGTGCTGGCGGCGCTGCTCCACGTCTACATCTGGTTCCTGGAGTCGTTCCGCTGGACGCACCCCTCGACGCGGCGGACGTTCGGCGTGTCCGAGGCGGACGCCGAGGTGCTGCGGCCGATGGCCTACAACCAGGGCTTCTACAACCTGTTCCTCGCGATCATCACCCTCGTCGGCGTCGCCCTGCTCGAGCCCGAGCACTGGGTCGGCTCCGCCCTCGCGCTGGCCGGCACCGGGTCGATGCTCGCCGCCGCGATCGTGCTCGCCACCCACGACCGCTCGATGGTGCGCGCTGCGCTCATGCAGGGCACGCTGCCGGCGCTGGCGGTGCTGTTCCTGCTGCTGGAGCTCTGA
- a CDS encoding FAD-dependent oxidoreductase, which produces MGAPAIVIASANHQTELSEAFARYEREYDVRLVGDEISAKVTAKELMSGGHQVALFVIDSDHDQDKLYALIGGTRKVVPTARRLVVAHISRFRADSQAFRHAVAAGKVDALLLMPQGPRDEEFHGAVGELLNEWNATVAAPVVENVRIITPEKDALTRQLLDYLSRVGLPAGVHHPDSEVGREVMALCPEDEGRWPVVSSMVGWCGHCPDVRSLANQLYGRPDEIDVDEVVDLVVVGAGPAGLAASVYASSEGLSTVCLEAEAIGGQAGTSSMIRNYLGFPRGISGMRLAQRARGQALRFGTRFFTGWPATGISECADGGHHVVHTDGGDVHTRTVLVATGVDYRRLGVDSIEELVGRGVYYGAAMAAARELAGDDVVVVGGGNSAGQAAIHAARFARSVTIVVRRPDLTATMSSYLIDEIEWNPRISVRGSSRVVDGGPDDVGHLAWLDLEDVDTGEQERVEARGLFLLLGAAPECSWLPDVVLRDEHGFVLTGRDIPPEQWVDALPPEDLATTVPGIFCGGDIRAGSMKRVASATGEGASVVSSVHAWLAQ; this is translated from the coding sequence ATGGGCGCTCCTGCGATCGTCATCGCCTCCGCGAACCACCAGACCGAGCTGTCCGAGGCCTTCGCGCGCTACGAGCGGGAGTACGACGTACGACTGGTCGGCGACGAGATCTCGGCGAAGGTCACGGCCAAGGAGCTGATGTCCGGCGGGCACCAGGTCGCGCTCTTCGTCATCGACAGCGACCACGACCAGGACAAGCTCTACGCCCTGATCGGCGGCACCCGGAAGGTCGTCCCGACGGCGCGACGGCTCGTGGTCGCGCACATCAGCCGCTTCCGCGCGGACAGCCAGGCGTTCCGGCACGCGGTCGCCGCCGGCAAGGTGGACGCGCTGCTGCTGATGCCGCAGGGCCCGCGCGACGAGGAGTTCCACGGAGCGGTGGGCGAGCTGCTCAACGAGTGGAACGCCACCGTCGCGGCGCCCGTCGTCGAGAACGTCCGCATCATCACGCCGGAGAAGGACGCGCTGACCCGTCAGCTCCTCGACTACCTCTCCCGGGTCGGGCTGCCCGCCGGCGTGCACCACCCCGACAGCGAGGTGGGCCGCGAGGTGATGGCGCTCTGCCCCGAGGACGAGGGACGCTGGCCGGTGGTGTCGTCGATGGTGGGCTGGTGCGGCCACTGCCCCGACGTACGCTCCCTCGCCAACCAGCTCTACGGCCGCCCCGACGAGATCGACGTCGACGAGGTGGTCGACCTCGTCGTCGTGGGGGCAGGCCCGGCCGGGCTGGCCGCCAGCGTGTACGCCTCCAGCGAGGGGCTCTCGACGGTCTGCCTCGAGGCCGAGGCCATCGGCGGGCAGGCGGGCACCAGCTCGATGATCCGCAACTACCTCGGCTTCCCGCGCGGCATCTCGGGCATGCGGCTGGCCCAGCGGGCGCGCGGCCAGGCGCTGCGCTTCGGCACCCGCTTCTTCACCGGGTGGCCGGCCACGGGCATCTCCGAGTGCGCCGACGGCGGGCACCACGTCGTGCACACCGACGGTGGCGACGTGCACACGCGGACGGTCCTCGTCGCCACGGGGGTCGACTACCGGCGCCTCGGCGTCGACTCCATCGAGGAGCTGGTCGGGCGCGGGGTCTACTACGGCGCCGCGATGGCGGCAGCGCGCGAGCTCGCCGGCGACGACGTCGTCGTGGTCGGCGGCGGCAACTCCGCCGGGCAGGCGGCGATCCACGCCGCCCGCTTCGCGCGCTCGGTCACCATCGTCGTACGCCGCCCCGACCTGACCGCGACGATGTCGTCCTACCTGATCGACGAGATCGAGTGGAACCCGCGGATCTCGGTGCGCGGCTCGAGCCGGGTCGTGGACGGCGGCCCCGACGACGTCGGCCACCTCGCGTGGCTCGACCTCGAGGACGTCGACACCGGGGAGCAGGAGCGGGTCGAGGCACGCGGGCTGTTCCTGCTGCTCGGCGCCGCGCCCGAGTGCAGCTGGCTGCCCGACGTGGTGCTGCGCGACGAGCACGGCTTCGTGCTGACGGGGCGTGACATCCCGCCCGAGCAGTGGGTCGACGCCCTGCCCCCGGAGGACCTGGCGACCACGGTGCCGGGGATCTTCTGCGGCGGCGACATCCGGGCGGGCTCGATGAAGCGCGTCGCCTCGGCGACCGGCGAGGGCGCGTCCGTCGTGTCGTCGGTGCACGCCTGGCTGGCGCAGTAG
- a CDS encoding Na+/H+ antiporter — protein sequence MEIALLLVSMAAVVLAVAAVSERVHVPAPLLLVVVGGAASYLPGLPTIHLESEVVLLGLLPPLLYAAAIQTSLVDFNANRGSILRLSVLLVVLTALAVGAVAQWLVPGLGWAAAIAIGAVVAPPDAVAATAVARRIGLPRRVVTILEGESLLNDATALVTLRTAIAFLAGSLTVAEVGLDFVRAAGGGALIGFAAFWVVARLRRRITDPLMDTGISFLTPFAAYVAAEEVHASGVISVVVAGLLLGHKAPIIQTAQSRITERITWGTVAFLLENTVFLLIGLQLDWILEDVTESTLSPARIALVCVAVLLTVVVVRLGWVFSTLLFRRMGDNPLPASWTFLVGWAGMRGVVTLAAAFVIPEDTPHREVLLLVAFTVVAGTLLVQGLTLPLLKRTLGVPSPDPAEDALSRAALLQWAADAGVRRLDELEYEDHHGVVDQIRGRLDQRSFAAWEQLATTTGEETPSELYARIRGEMIDAERAKVLKVRSEGRVASDVVRQVLGLLDIEESMLDAGTSAREGVRDGTLAFTAGIVCEDLETHPAVETVADPACATCLADGTPWVSLRECLTCGHVGCCDSSIGRHATGHFHESLHPVVESADAGESWRWCYVHSLTG from the coding sequence GTGGAGATCGCCCTGCTGCTCGTCTCGATGGCGGCCGTGGTCCTGGCCGTCGCCGCCGTCAGCGAGCGGGTGCACGTCCCTGCCCCGCTCCTGCTGGTGGTCGTCGGCGGCGCGGCGTCGTACCTCCCGGGCCTGCCGACGATCCACCTCGAGTCCGAGGTGGTCCTGCTGGGCCTGCTGCCGCCGCTGCTCTACGCGGCGGCGATCCAGACCTCGCTGGTCGACTTCAACGCCAACCGCGGGTCGATCCTGCGCCTGTCGGTGCTGCTCGTCGTCCTCACCGCGCTGGCCGTCGGGGCGGTCGCGCAGTGGCTCGTCCCCGGGCTCGGCTGGGCGGCCGCGATCGCCATCGGCGCCGTCGTCGCTCCGCCCGACGCGGTCGCCGCGACCGCCGTCGCGAGACGCATCGGGCTGCCGCGCCGGGTGGTGACGATCCTCGAGGGCGAGTCGCTGCTCAACGACGCCACCGCCCTGGTCACGCTCCGCACCGCCATCGCCTTCCTCGCCGGCAGCCTGACGGTGGCCGAGGTCGGGCTCGACTTCGTGCGCGCGGCCGGGGGCGGCGCGCTCATCGGGTTCGCGGCCTTCTGGGTCGTCGCCCGGCTCCGGCGGCGGATCACCGACCCGCTGATGGACACCGGGATCTCCTTCCTCACCCCGTTCGCGGCCTACGTCGCCGCCGAGGAGGTCCACGCGTCGGGCGTGATCTCGGTCGTCGTCGCCGGTCTCCTGCTCGGGCACAAGGCGCCGATCATCCAGACCGCGCAGTCACGGATCACCGAGCGGATCACGTGGGGCACCGTCGCCTTCCTGCTCGAGAACACCGTCTTCCTGCTCATCGGCCTCCAGCTCGACTGGATCCTCGAGGACGTCACCGAGTCCACCCTCTCGCCCGCACGCATCGCGCTCGTCTGCGTGGCGGTCCTCCTGACCGTGGTGGTGGTCCGCCTGGGCTGGGTGTTCTCCACGCTGCTCTTCCGCCGGATGGGCGACAACCCGCTCCCCGCCTCGTGGACCTTCCTGGTCGGCTGGGCCGGGATGCGCGGCGTGGTCACGCTCGCCGCGGCCTTCGTCATCCCCGAGGACACCCCGCACCGCGAGGTCCTGCTCCTCGTCGCCTTCACGGTCGTCGCCGGCACGCTCCTCGTCCAGGGGCTCACCCTCCCCCTCCTCAAGCGCACCCTCGGGGTGCCGTCGCCCGACCCGGCCGAGGACGCGCTCTCGCGCGCCGCGCTGCTGCAGTGGGCGGCCGACGCGGGTGTGCGCCGGCTCGACGAGCTCGAGTACGAGGACCACCACGGCGTCGTCGACCAGATCCGGGGCCGTCTCGACCAGCGCTCGTTCGCCGCCTGGGAGCAGCTGGCCACGACCACCGGCGAGGAGACCCCCTCGGAGCTCTACGCGCGGATCCGCGGCGAGATGATCGACGCCGAGCGGGCCAAGGTGCTCAAGGTCCGCAGCGAGGGCCGGGTCGCCTCCGACGTGGTGCGCCAGGTGCTGGGCCTGCTCGACATCGAGGAGTCGATGCTCGACGCCGGCACCTCGGCGCGCGAGGGCGTACGCGACGGGACGCTCGCCTTCACCGCGGGCATCGTCTGCGAGGACCTCGAGACGCACCCGGCCGTCGAGACCGTCGCCGATCCCGCGTGCGCCACCTGCCTCGCCGACGGCACGCCGTGGGTCTCGCTGCGCGAGTGCCTCACGTGCGGGCACGTCGGGTGCTGCGACTCCTCGATCGGCCGGCACGCCACCGGGCACTTCCACGAGTCCCTCCACCCGGTCGTGGAGTCCGCCGACGCGGGCGAGTCGTGGCGCTGGTGCTACGTCCACAGCCTGACGGGCTGA
- a CDS encoding dihydrofolate reductase family protein, whose protein sequence is MRPIVVTEFITVDGIVDSPGGGDHPYAGWTFTDVPFDEAAYEIKGRETEQASALLFGRQSYDEFVPHWPTMEEFATYNAMPRYVVSTTLPGDTAPWGDGEVGVLRSLDAVAELKETEGGEIHVHGSATLAQGLARAGLVDRYHLLVFPLLLGSGKKLFAEGDKTALTLTEHAAYGNGITLQVYDVVH, encoded by the coding sequence GTGCGCCCCATCGTCGTCACCGAGTTCATCACTGTCGACGGCATCGTCGACTCCCCGGGAGGCGGGGACCACCCGTACGCCGGGTGGACCTTCACGGACGTCCCGTTCGACGAGGCGGCCTACGAGATCAAGGGCCGCGAGACCGAGCAGGCCTCCGCCCTGCTGTTCGGCCGGCAGTCCTACGACGAGTTCGTGCCGCACTGGCCGACGATGGAGGAGTTCGCGACCTACAACGCGATGCCGCGCTACGTCGTGTCCACCACGCTCCCCGGCGACACCGCGCCGTGGGGCGACGGCGAGGTGGGCGTCCTGCGTTCCCTCGACGCGGTGGCGGAGCTCAAGGAGACCGAGGGCGGCGAGATCCACGTCCACGGCAGCGCCACCCTCGCGCAGGGCCTGGCCCGTGCGGGACTGGTCGACCGCTACCACCTGCTCGTCTTCCCGCTGCTGCTCGGCAGCGGCAAGAAGCTCTTCGCCGAGGGCGACAAGACCGCGCTCACGCTGACCGAGCACGCGGCGTACGGCAACGGGATCACGCTCCAGGTCTACGACGTCGTGCACTGA
- a CDS encoding SRPBCC family protein: MPVTDVQHDLDALTLTITADFAAPVERVWEVYADPRQLERVWGPPGYPATFVDHELVPGGRMNYYMTSPEGEKYYAYWDVTSVDQPKGFTFKDGFALDETFAPNTELPESSQVYDFTEVDGSTRATFVATYASAEALQQVLDMGVVEGSTLAINQIDELLAS; the protein is encoded by the coding sequence ATGCCTGTCACCGACGTCCAGCACGACCTCGACGCCCTCACCCTGACCATCACCGCCGACTTCGCCGCGCCGGTCGAGCGCGTGTGGGAGGTGTACGCCGACCCGCGCCAGCTCGAGCGCGTGTGGGGTCCCCCGGGCTACCCCGCGACCTTCGTCGACCACGAGCTGGTCCCCGGCGGCCGGATGAACTACTACATGACCAGCCCCGAGGGCGAGAAGTACTACGCCTACTGGGACGTCACCAGCGTGGACCAGCCGAAGGGCTTCACCTTCAAGGACGGCTTCGCCCTCGACGAGACCTTCGCCCCCAACACCGAGCTGCCGGAGTCGTCGCAGGTCTACGACTTCACCGAGGTCGACGGGTCCACCCGGGCCACCTTCGTGGCGACGTACGCGAGCGCCGAGGCGCTGCAGCAGGTGCTCGACATGGGCGTCGTCGAGGGCTCGACGCTCGCCATCAACCAGATCGACGAGCTGCTCGCGTCCTGA
- a CDS encoding ArsR/SmtB family transcription factor, with the protein MTEQDEDRADAWFHALSDRTRRDILRRVLAGEHSVSALARSYDMSFAAVQKHVAVLERAGLLTKRRQGREALASGDVEAVRSVGAMLTDLEALWRGRISRMDELFAAETQQDTTPTHRTD; encoded by the coding sequence ATGACCGAGCAGGACGAGGACCGGGCCGACGCCTGGTTCCACGCACTCTCCGACCGCACGCGCCGCGACATCCTGCGCCGCGTGCTGGCCGGCGAGCACTCCGTCTCGGCCCTGGCGCGCAGCTACGACATGAGCTTCGCCGCCGTGCAGAAGCACGTCGCCGTGCTGGAGCGGGCGGGCCTGCTGACCAAGCGTCGGCAGGGTCGCGAGGCCCTGGCCAGCGGCGACGTGGAGGCGGTGCGGTCGGTGGGCGCGATGCTCACCGACCTCGAAGCGCTCTGGCGCGGCCGCATCTCCCGGATGGACGAGCTCTTCGCCGCCGAGACCCAGCAGGACACCACACCCACTCACCGAACGGACTGA